A window of Amycolatopsis australiensis contains these coding sequences:
- a CDS encoding sensor histidine kinase, with translation MSIPRLRALPAWQQDALIALTTWLLGAGVYAAGIHRLVTADDHAPLWVRLLELTALCGLELLRRWVPGALLLATAVLAVDIRLGPSLPMAIIYTDFLYAATLYGSRRTSRVMIGIAAASVVTVLAAVLVVGQTWRTAVLAAVAVLPFVVTPVWWAANVRQQRDIAETERANAAQLAKIAELDRRAAVAAERGRMARDLHDVIAGHLSAIAIQSEAALSLSDAKLAKTVLESVRENSVSALEEMRAMIGLLKTEEGSAETTAPARLAQLSRLVESARASGLAVTVESTVDSQASLPAAVDLTAYRIAQEALTNAVKHAPGGRVDVDIRHLDGILAVEVRNDVHHPHQPSGGSGTGLLNMRERADAVGGTLTAGLAGESWLVRAELPVSPAEGATR, from the coding sequence ATGTCCATCCCCCGCCTCCGCGCACTCCCGGCGTGGCAGCAGGACGCGCTGATAGCGCTGACGACCTGGCTGCTCGGCGCCGGCGTGTACGCGGCAGGCATCCACCGGCTGGTGACGGCGGACGACCACGCCCCGCTGTGGGTGCGGCTGCTCGAGCTGACCGCGCTGTGCGGGCTCGAGCTGCTGCGCCGGTGGGTGCCGGGCGCGCTGCTCCTCGCCACGGCGGTGCTGGCGGTGGACATCCGGCTCGGCCCGTCGCTGCCGATGGCGATCATCTACACCGACTTCCTGTACGCGGCGACGTTGTACGGCTCCCGGCGCACGAGCCGGGTGATGATCGGGATCGCCGCGGCGTCGGTGGTCACCGTGCTGGCCGCGGTGCTGGTGGTGGGACAGACGTGGCGCACGGCGGTGCTGGCCGCGGTGGCGGTGCTGCCGTTCGTCGTCACGCCGGTGTGGTGGGCGGCGAACGTCCGGCAGCAGCGCGACATCGCCGAAACGGAACGGGCGAACGCCGCGCAGCTGGCGAAGATCGCGGAGCTGGATCGGCGCGCGGCAGTGGCCGCCGAACGCGGGCGGATGGCACGCGACCTGCACGACGTGATCGCCGGACACCTGTCGGCCATCGCGATCCAGTCGGAGGCCGCGTTGTCGCTGTCGGACGCGAAGCTCGCGAAGACGGTGCTGGAGTCGGTGCGGGAAAACAGCGTGAGCGCGCTGGAGGAGATGCGAGCGATGATCGGGCTGCTGAAGACCGAGGAAGGGAGCGCGGAGACGACGGCACCGGCCCGGCTGGCCCAGCTGTCCAGGCTGGTGGAGTCCGCACGAGCGAGCGGACTGGCGGTCACCGTCGAGTCCACAGTGGACTCGCAGGCCTCGCTGCCGGCGGCGGTCGACCTGACGGCATACCGCATCGCCCAGGAGGCCCTGACGAACGCGGTGAAACACGCCCCGGGCGGCCGGGTCGACGTGGACATCCGCCACCTGGACGGCATTTTGGCGGTCGAGGTCCGCAACGACGTGCACCACCCGCACCAGCCCTCCGGCGGCTCGGGCACGGGACTGCTGAACATGCGCGAGCGAGCCGACGCCGTCGGCGGCACCCTGACCGCGGGACTGGCCGGCGAGAGCTGGCTCGTCCGCGCCGAGCTGCCAGTGAGCCCGGCGGAAGGCGCAACCCGATGA
- a CDS encoding response regulator, which yields MTITVLIADDHFAIRDGLAMILKGADGIEVVGEAEDGAEAVRQARALRPDVTLMDVRMPGTDGITATRQLLAEGLSQVLVLTTFDLDEYVDGALRAGAAGFLLKSVPSARLIEAVKLVAAGEGVLAPQITRRLITAYAAGRGPASVPNGLDTLTERERQVLACLGAGLSNAQIATRLYIGETTVKTHVSRVLSKLDLRSRVQAAILAQENGLT from the coding sequence ATGACCATCACCGTCCTGATCGCCGACGATCACTTCGCCATCCGCGACGGCCTCGCGATGATCCTCAAGGGTGCCGATGGCATCGAGGTCGTCGGCGAGGCCGAGGACGGCGCCGAGGCCGTCCGGCAGGCGCGGGCGCTCCGGCCCGACGTCACGCTGATGGACGTCCGGATGCCCGGCACCGACGGGATCACCGCCACCCGGCAGCTGCTCGCCGAGGGGCTCTCGCAGGTCCTTGTGCTCACCACCTTCGACCTGGACGAGTACGTCGACGGTGCCCTGCGCGCCGGCGCCGCCGGGTTCCTGCTCAAATCCGTCCCATCCGCGCGACTGATCGAGGCGGTCAAACTCGTCGCCGCCGGTGAAGGCGTCCTCGCCCCTCAGATCACTCGACGTCTCATCACCGCATACGCCGCAGGCCGGGGGCCCGCCTCCGTGCCCAACGGCCTCGACACGCTGACCGAGCGCGAACGCCAGGTGCTCGCCTGCCTCGGCGCGGGCCTGTCCAACGCCCAGATCGCCACCCGGCTGTACATCGGCGAGACGACCGTCAAAACGCACGTCTCGCGCGTGCTGAGCAAGCTGGACCTGCGCTCCCGCGTGCAGGCCGCGATCCTCGCCCAGGAGAACGGCCTGACCTGA
- a CDS encoding APC family permease, producing MDDVLKRQDSGELKRRLRGRDLVGFGVGIIIGTGIFTLAGVEAKTHAGPAVTLSFVLGAVVAGLAALCYAELASSVPTAGSAYTYAFATLGEVFAWIIGWDLLLEFALGAAVVSRGWSGYLANLLGLSPDWFGEDAKVNVGAVLIIAVLTVVAVLGIKESAWLTNLLVCVKVAVCVLVLAVGLFFVKGANLTPFVPSAQPPAAGTTVLQQPVVQAALGLEQSVYGIAGMVTAAAVVFFAYTGFEALANLGEETLNPRKDLRVGILGALGVCALLYIGVSIVLTGMIPFTDIDTGAPLADAFDRVGQHWVGALISLGAVTGLTSVMMVELVTIGRIGFAMGRDGLLPKKLGTAHPRWGTPHRMTIGGAALIAVLAAFIPISELADMVSIGALSAMIIVAVAVPVLRRRRPDLERPFSVPFSPVVPVLAALACLYLMLNLNVLTWIRFAVWLVIGLVIYFGYGRRHSRFAPGEKVSPRTPE from the coding sequence GTGGACGACGTCCTGAAGCGCCAGGACTCCGGGGAACTCAAGCGGCGGCTGCGCGGACGCGACCTGGTCGGCTTCGGCGTCGGCATCATCATCGGCACCGGCATCTTCACCCTCGCCGGCGTCGAAGCGAAGACGCACGCCGGGCCCGCGGTGACGCTCTCGTTCGTGCTCGGCGCCGTCGTCGCCGGGCTCGCGGCGCTCTGCTACGCCGAGCTCGCTTCCAGCGTCCCGACCGCCGGCAGCGCCTACACCTACGCCTTCGCCACCCTCGGCGAAGTCTTCGCCTGGATCATCGGCTGGGACCTGCTGCTGGAGTTCGCGCTCGGCGCCGCCGTCGTGTCGCGCGGCTGGTCCGGTTACCTCGCCAACCTGCTCGGGCTGTCGCCGGACTGGTTCGGCGAAGACGCGAAGGTCAACGTCGGCGCCGTGCTCATCATCGCCGTGCTGACCGTGGTCGCCGTGCTGGGCATCAAGGAGTCCGCCTGGCTCACCAACCTGCTCGTCTGCGTGAAGGTCGCCGTCTGCGTGCTCGTGCTCGCCGTCGGCCTGTTCTTCGTCAAAGGCGCGAACCTCACGCCGTTCGTCCCGTCGGCGCAGCCGCCCGCGGCCGGGACCACCGTGCTGCAGCAACCCGTGGTCCAAGCGGCGCTGGGCCTCGAACAATCCGTCTACGGCATCGCCGGCATGGTCACCGCCGCCGCGGTGGTCTTCTTCGCCTACACCGGGTTCGAGGCACTCGCCAACCTCGGCGAGGAAACGCTGAACCCGCGCAAGGACCTCCGCGTCGGCATCCTCGGCGCGCTCGGCGTCTGCGCACTGCTCTACATCGGCGTGTCGATCGTGCTGACCGGCATGATCCCGTTCACCGACATCGACACGGGCGCGCCGCTGGCCGACGCGTTCGACCGGGTCGGCCAGCACTGGGTCGGCGCGCTCATCTCGCTCGGCGCCGTGACCGGGCTGACGTCGGTGATGATGGTCGAGCTGGTCACGATCGGGCGCATCGGCTTCGCCATGGGCCGCGACGGCCTGCTGCCGAAGAAGCTCGGCACCGCGCACCCGCGCTGGGGCACGCCGCACCGGATGACCATCGGCGGCGCCGCGCTCATCGCCGTGCTGGCCGCGTTCATCCCGATCTCCGAGCTGGCCGACATGGTGAGCATCGGCGCGCTGTCGGCCATGATCATCGTGGCCGTCGCGGTCCCGGTGCTGCGCCGCCGCCGTCCCGACCTGGAGCGGCCGTTCTCCGTGCCGTTCTCGCCGGTGGTCCCGGTCCTGGCGGCGCTCGCGTGCCTGTACCTGATGCTGAACCTCAATGTCCTGACGTGGATCCGGTTCGCCGTGTGGCTGGTGATCGGCCTGGTGATCTACTTCGGCTACGGGCGCCGGCACTCCCGGTTCGCACCCGGCGAAAAGGTCAGTCCCAGAACGCCGGAGTGA
- a CDS encoding DUF6885 family protein, with translation MSSGIDGGQLDLSGVRWLPGGARLAALAQAELPQKDGLAAAFCGLAALRAAGFDPPDQDAVAVAAGTVRGPVVRPPGEVGRPEFRLPVPVAEDPAAAGTRVSGLAAAIGSLSDGALAAVPVTGEWTTESLFELLVGLWDVPRVAVIARIDGAELGAHDTPERALLDYLDTGVPPLWTSRWRPPGGHFVLVAGVRIGAEGTLLSVVDTYPSFGDNGIHDQPVEWVAAALAGLGVLVVVDAEQAAVVREAARVAGLTPAFWD, from the coding sequence ATGTCTTCGGGGATCGACGGCGGGCAGCTCGACCTGTCCGGGGTGCGGTGGCTGCCGGGTGGTGCCCGGCTGGCCGCGCTCGCCCAGGCGGAGCTGCCCCAGAAGGACGGCCTGGCCGCGGCGTTCTGCGGGCTCGCGGCGCTGCGCGCGGCCGGGTTCGACCCGCCCGACCAGGACGCCGTCGCGGTGGCCGCGGGCACTGTCCGCGGTCCGGTCGTGCGGCCGCCCGGCGAGGTGGGCCGTCCGGAGTTCCGGCTGCCGGTGCCGGTGGCCGAAGACCCCGCCGCGGCCGGCACGCGGGTGTCCGGGCTCGCGGCGGCCATCGGCTCACTGTCGGACGGGGCTCTCGCGGCGGTGCCGGTGACGGGCGAGTGGACCACCGAGTCGCTGTTCGAGCTGCTGGTCGGGCTCTGGGACGTGCCGCGCGTCGCGGTGATCGCCCGGATCGACGGCGCCGAGCTGGGCGCCCATGACACCCCGGAGCGCGCGCTGCTCGACTACCTCGACACCGGCGTCCCGCCACTGTGGACGTCCCGCTGGCGCCCGCCCGGCGGCCACTTCGTCCTCGTGGCCGGTGTCCGCATCGGCGCCGAAGGCACCCTGCTGTCCGTTGTGGACACTTATCCGTCCTTCGGCGACAACGGGATCCACGACCAGCCGGTCGAGTGGGTGGCGGCGGCGCTGGCCGGGCTGGGGGTGCTGGTGGTCGTCGACGCGGAGCAGGCGGCCGTGGTGCGGGAGGCCGCGCGCGTCGCGGGACTCACTCCGGCGTTCTGGGACTGA
- a CDS encoding glutamine synthetase family protein, translating to MTKAASAAAKDFAAAGVGGVHLAWADNNGIPRSRIVPIAGLADAATRGVGATSLFAVFDSHDSITYGYAGLATPSGDIRLVPVVERLRRLAGQPALAWAPVRQLTQNGEPWPYCQRAVLEKQVAEGVRRGLEFRAGYEIEFAVAPAGSTDVVSSPGHPGPAYSPHALVGLDEFVAALLHDFAANGLRIGQLHAEYGVAQIELSLAATDPVSAADDQLLARQTIHAAARAHGLVASFAPLVGLGAAGNGWHLHTSVRRKGRNLLDGDGRPGDEGAGYLAGLLRDLPAVTAVTAPSVPSTLRLRPGYFAGAYAFWGVENREAPLRYVPGSPLLGADHANVELKTSDASANPYLALAVVLAAGMAGLEDSPALPDPIAEDPGGWTEGERQTRGVRRLPSDTAEQDAALVASPRIAGVLGDDLLGAFRAVRASDAAWAAERTADEIVAAHLWRY from the coding sequence ATGACCAAGGCGGCGTCGGCGGCGGCGAAGGACTTCGCGGCCGCCGGAGTGGGCGGTGTGCACCTCGCCTGGGCTGACAACAACGGCATCCCGCGCTCGCGCATCGTCCCCATCGCCGGCCTCGCCGATGCCGCCACCCGCGGGGTCGGGGCCACCTCGCTCTTCGCCGTCTTCGACAGCCACGACTCCATCACCTACGGGTACGCCGGCCTCGCCACGCCCTCCGGTGACATCCGGCTCGTGCCCGTCGTCGAGCGGCTGCGGCGGCTCGCCGGGCAGCCCGCGCTCGCCTGGGCGCCCGTCCGGCAACTCACCCAAAACGGTGAACCGTGGCCCTACTGCCAGCGCGCCGTTCTCGAAAAACAGGTCGCCGAAGGCGTGCGGCGAGGGCTGGAGTTCCGCGCCGGCTACGAGATCGAGTTCGCCGTCGCGCCCGCGGGCAGCACCGACGTCGTGAGCAGCCCCGGGCATCCCGGGCCCGCCTACAGCCCGCATGCCCTCGTCGGGCTCGACGAGTTCGTCGCCGCCCTGCTGCACGACTTCGCCGCCAACGGCCTGCGGATCGGCCAGCTGCACGCCGAGTACGGCGTGGCGCAGATCGAGCTGTCGCTGGCCGCCACCGACCCGGTCTCCGCCGCTGACGACCAGCTGCTCGCGCGCCAGACCATCCACGCCGCCGCGCGCGCCCACGGTCTCGTTGCCAGCTTCGCGCCGCTCGTCGGTCTCGGCGCCGCCGGCAACGGCTGGCACCTGCACACCTCCGTCCGCCGGAAAGGCCGCAACCTGCTCGACGGCGACGGCCGCCCCGGCGACGAAGGCGCCGGCTACCTCGCCGGCCTCCTGCGTGACCTGCCGGCCGTGACCGCCGTCACCGCGCCGAGCGTCCCGTCGACGCTGCGGCTTCGCCCCGGCTACTTCGCGGGCGCGTACGCGTTCTGGGGCGTCGAGAACCGCGAAGCGCCGCTGCGGTACGTCCCGGGCTCGCCGCTGCTGGGCGCCGACCACGCGAACGTCGAGCTCAAGACGTCCGACGCCTCCGCCAACCCCTACCTCGCGCTCGCGGTGGTGCTGGCCGCGGGTATGGCCGGCCTCGAGGACTCGCCCGCGTTGCCCGATCCGATCGCCGAGGACCCGGGCGGCTGGACCGAAGGCGAACGCCAGACGCGCGGGGTGCGCCGGCTGCCGTCGGACACCGCCGAGCAGGACGCCGCCCTCGTCGCGTCGCCGCGGATCGCCGGGGTGCTCGGCGACGACCTGCTCGGTGCCTTCCGCGCGGTCCGGGCGTCCGACGCCGCGTGGGCGGCCGAACGCACGGCCGACGAAATCGTCGCCGCCCACCTGTGGCGCTACTGA
- a CDS encoding EamA family transporter, whose protein sequence is MFVLSGISMYAGAAIAVDLFGHAPPAGVAWLRCLGAAVVLLAWRRPGRQAWRGRRLALAVVFGVVTAGMNVLFYEAIARLPLGTVVALEFAGPVLVAALSSRTLRDTLALALVAAGVVAIADVRLSGSFLGVVFALGAAAAWAGYILLGKRVAVDGDGMDSLAIGFAAATVVLSPLAAGTGEVWSSPRMLLLGVGVGVLSTVVPYALDQVVLRRLGQGRFAVLLALLPVTAGVLGFALLGQVPRVPEALGTLAVVAGVALRSRETVRPVGEPPG, encoded by the coding sequence TTGTTCGTTCTCAGCGGAATTTCCATGTACGCCGGCGCGGCCATCGCGGTCGACCTGTTCGGCCACGCGCCACCGGCGGGCGTGGCGTGGCTGCGCTGCCTGGGCGCGGCGGTGGTGCTCCTGGCATGGCGCCGTCCGGGACGGCAGGCGTGGCGCGGCAGGCGCCTGGCGCTGGCAGTCGTGTTCGGCGTGGTGACGGCGGGCATGAACGTGCTGTTCTACGAGGCGATCGCCCGCCTCCCGCTGGGCACGGTGGTGGCACTGGAGTTCGCGGGCCCGGTGCTGGTGGCGGCGCTGAGTTCCCGCACGCTGCGGGACACACTGGCGCTGGCCCTGGTGGCGGCGGGCGTGGTGGCGATCGCGGACGTGCGCCTGTCCGGGAGTTTCCTGGGCGTGGTGTTCGCGCTGGGCGCAGCGGCGGCCTGGGCGGGCTACATCCTGCTGGGCAAGAGGGTGGCGGTGGACGGCGACGGCATGGACAGCCTGGCGATCGGCTTCGCGGCGGCGACGGTGGTGCTGTCCCCGCTGGCGGCCGGGACGGGCGAGGTGTGGTCTTCGCCACGCATGCTCCTGCTGGGCGTGGGGGTGGGTGTGTTGTCGACGGTGGTGCCGTACGCGCTCGACCAGGTGGTGCTGCGACGGCTGGGCCAGGGAAGGTTCGCGGTCTTGCTGGCCCTCCTCCCGGTGACGGCCGGTGTGCTGGGGTTCGCGCTGCTTGGCCAGGTGCCGAGGGTGCCGGAGGCGTTGGGGACGCTGGCCGTGGTGGCAGGGGTGGCGTTGCGGAGCCGGGAGACGGTGCGGCCGGTGGGGGAGCCGCCGGGGTGA
- a CDS encoding DUF7455 domain-containing protein, whose amino-acid sequence MTSPTLTRPELTAADRCDRCGAAAQVRAILAGGGELLFCGHHAREHEAKLKELSADIQR is encoded by the coding sequence ATGACATCGCCGACGCTCACCCGCCCCGAACTGACCGCCGCCGACCGCTGTGACCGGTGCGGAGCTGCAGCTCAGGTACGAGCCATCCTCGCCGGAGGTGGCGAACTGCTCTTCTGCGGGCACCACGCCCGTGAGCACGAGGCCAAGCTCAAGGAACTGTCCGCCGACATCCAGCGGTAA